In Crinalium epipsammum PCC 9333, the following are encoded in one genomic region:
- a CDS encoding BrnT family toxin, producing MDVYFILNGVTFVWNDEKARINPQNYNGVTFQQATEAFFDPFLVVVDASRNGEARDAVIGLDKRWNLLYVVYIEREKDIIRLISARKATRKEREYYES from the coding sequence ATGGATGTGTATTTCATACTCAATGGCGTTACCTTTGTCTGGAATGATGAGAAAGCTCGGATTAATCCCCAAAATTATAACGGCGTAACGTTTCAGCAAGCCACGGAAGCTTTCTTTGATCCATTTCTTGTGGTAGTTGATGCTAGTCGCAATGGTGAAGCACGAGATGCTGTCATTGGTTTAGACAAACGTTGGAATCTCTTGTACGTCGTCTACATTGAGCGTGAAAAAGACATCATTCGGCTCATTTCGGCTCGTAAAGCTACACGCAAGGAACGTGAATATTATGAAAGTTGA
- a CDS encoding DUF2726 domain-containing protein: MIDYEHIYKLTYRKQWAELLELVYQNSKEASSDELVMGAVKTFEDEFFGELDKGVKSDNAQPLLEKLFLLDKGKTYKLSEERLVKVIVKLVQICHEKGLIEKAYSYAKFCPNNEICAEVIDRKKELLPKIVAHSQSNHIQVTENRKIANENYTTSLFKSRQEEEFFMSVREVFQMFIVYPNVSLSCVINFEKIKTYLSQDEKNFFFRGIIDCVVFDQHNNYKPTKFFELDSLYHDSPEQKQKDGYKDKILSLAGQKLYRIRKTSDRQGRNEFIKLLREMA, translated from the coding sequence ATGATTGATTACGAACACATCTATAAACTCACGTATCGCAAACAGTGGGCTGAATTGCTGGAGCTTGTTTATCAAAATTCTAAAGAAGCATCCTCAGACGAATTAGTAATGGGGGCAGTAAAGACTTTTGAAGATGAGTTCTTCGGGGAGTTAGATAAAGGTGTTAAAAGTGATAATGCCCAACCTCTTTTAGAGAAACTATTTTTACTGGACAAAGGTAAAACTTATAAATTATCAGAAGAAAGATTAGTCAAGGTTATCGTTAAATTGGTACAGATATGCCATGAAAAAGGGTTAATTGAAAAAGCATACAGTTATGCTAAATTTTGTCCTAATAATGAGATATGCGCTGAAGTTATAGACCGTAAAAAAGAGTTATTGCCAAAAATTGTAGCACATTCTCAGAGCAATCATATTCAAGTTACAGAGAATAGAAAAATAGCCAATGAAAATTACACAACAAGCCTTTTTAAGTCAAGGCAAGAAGAGGAATTTTTTATGAGTGTACGAGAAGTGTTTCAAATGTTTATCGTTTATCCCAATGTTTCCTTAAGCTGCGTGATTAATTTTGAGAAAATCAAAACTTATTTATCTCAAGACGAAAAAAACTTTTTCTTCAGAGGGATTATTGATTGTGTAGTATTCGATCAGCATAATAATTACAAACCAACTAAATTTTTTGAGCTAGATAGCCTTTATCATGACTCACCAGAACAAAAGCAAAAAGACGGCTATAAAGATAAAATTTTAAGCTTGGCAGGGCAAAAACTTTATCGAATTAGAAAAACTTCAGATCGTCAAGGAAGAAATGAATTCATAAAACTACTAAGGGAGATGGCGTGA
- a CDS encoding glutathione S-transferase family protein: MTPTPTTIAPLSWSQLETLTDYQVDTVNGLTNAQACLRLFGMSESDVRVTLYRDNHAWCPYCQKVWLWLEEKQIPYRIKKVTMFCYGEKESWYKRIVRSGMLPALELDGRMITESDDILLALEQAFGALAFSMEDPKVIPLRRLERLLFRAWCSWLCYPTRSSREEQHNRDQFKAVVAKVEEALGSTPSPYFLDGFSTVDVIFTPYVERMNASLYYYKGYSLREENPRLSDWFEAMESRPTYRGTQSDFHTHVHDLPPQMGGCWENGEPQMLINKAKVDHGSWFGLPDVTYPEPETSRKEALHRVLKHRANIIRVNPADDKLFDEALRCALTYLMTGEVCTPPSGSDVALRYLRDRINVPRDMSIYAAKRLREALEAIAAIAGDNQSTPIPFNHRRDQNPANFARI; encoded by the coding sequence ATGACACCCACCCCCACAACGATCGCACCCTTAAGCTGGTCACAACTAGAAACCCTTACAGATTATCAAGTAGATACCGTCAATGGGCTTACCAATGCTCAAGCTTGTTTGCGCTTATTTGGCATGAGCGAATCTGATGTACGGGTAACTCTATACCGCGACAACCACGCCTGGTGTCCTTACTGTCAAAAAGTCTGGTTGTGGCTGGAGGAAAAGCAAATTCCTTACCGCATCAAAAAAGTAACAATGTTTTGCTACGGCGAGAAAGAAAGCTGGTATAAACGTATAGTGCGATCGGGTATGTTACCAGCCCTTGAGCTAGACGGTCGCATGATCACCGAAAGTGATGATATTTTGCTCGCCTTGGAACAAGCCTTTGGCGCTTTAGCTTTTAGCATGGAAGACCCCAAAGTAATACCTCTACGGCGGTTGGAGCGACTTTTATTTAGAGCTTGGTGTTCCTGGCTTTGCTATCCTACAAGGTCTTCTAGGGAAGAACAGCATAACCGAGACCAATTCAAAGCAGTAGTAGCTAAGGTAGAAGAAGCTCTAGGCAGTACTCCCAGCCCTTATTTTTTGGATGGGTTCAGCACTGTAGATGTAATATTTACGCCCTATGTTGAGCGCATGAATGCCAGTCTTTACTACTACAAAGGCTACTCATTACGGGAGGAAAACCCGCGTTTATCAGACTGGTTTGAGGCTATGGAAAGCCGACCGACTTATCGCGGTACTCAGAGCGACTTTCATACCCACGTACATGATTTACCACCCCAGATGGGAGGATGCTGGGAAAATGGCGAACCTCAAATGCTGATTAATAAAGCAAAGGTGGATCATGGTTCCTGGTTTGGGCTACCTGATGTAACTTACCCTGAACCGGAAACTTCCCGTAAGGAAGCACTACACCGTGTACTTAAGCACCGCGCCAATATTATTCGAGTAAATCCCGCCGATGACAAATTATTTGATGAAGCTTTGCGTTGTGCTTTAACTTATCTGATGACTGGGGAAGTTTGTACGCCGCCATCGGGTTCTGATGTTGCTTTGCGATATTTGCGCGATCGCATTAACGTACCTAGAGATATGTCTATCTACGCAGCAAAACGACTCAGGGAAGCTTTAGAAGCGATCGCAGCAATAGCTGGTGATAATCAGAGTACCCCCATTCCCTTTAACCATCGGCGCGATCAAAACCCAGCTAATTTTGCTAGGATTTAG
- a CDS encoding helix-turn-helix domain-containing protein: MTASNQKDIRKQFGERLRYLRLIRELSQEDLAHLCNLDRSYIGGVERGQRNVSLLNIKKIADALCVSPKEFFDE, from the coding sequence ATGACAGCATCTAACCAGAAAGATATTAGAAAACAATTTGGTGAACGTCTTCGTTACCTCCGCCTTATTCGTGAACTTTCCCAAGAAGACTTAGCCCACTTGTGTAATTTGGACAGAAGCTACATCGGAGGAGTTGAGCGTGGACAAAGAAATGTGAGTCTTTTAAATATCAAGAAAATTGCAGATGCTTTATGTGTTTCACCTAAAGAGTTTTTTGATGAGTAG
- a CDS encoding aldo/keto reductase, which translates to MQTLNLLSGQVIPVLGMGTWQMGENPKHRQDEINALCHGLDIGLSLIDTAEMYGEGGAEEVIAQAIANRRSQAFVVSKVYPHNASIKGAIAACERSLQRLKTDYLDLYLLHWRGSIPLTETLQAFQTLQQAGKIRSYGVSNFDVKDMESASKLEGGKAIVTNQVLYNLSRRGIEWNLLPWCRERNIPIMAYSPIEQGRILKNRTLGAIAQQRGVTPAQIAIAWLLHQENVIVIPKSSKIDHINQNLAAIDLKLSTEELHALDAAFPPPTKPTSLEML; encoded by the coding sequence GTGCAAACCCTTAATCTACTTTCTGGGCAAGTCATTCCAGTACTCGGTATGGGTACTTGGCAAATGGGAGAAAATCCAAAACACCGCCAAGATGAAATTAATGCCTTATGTCATGGACTTGATATTGGTCTTTCTTTGATTGATACTGCGGAAATGTACGGTGAAGGTGGTGCTGAAGAAGTGATCGCCCAAGCTATTGCTAATCGCAGATCGCAAGCCTTCGTAGTCAGCAAAGTATATCCTCATAATGCTTCTATTAAAGGTGCGATCGCAGCCTGTGAACGAAGTTTGCAACGTCTTAAAACTGACTATCTTGACCTTTATCTATTGCACTGGCGCGGCTCAATTCCTCTTACAGAAACACTCCAAGCATTTCAGACACTTCAGCAAGCAGGGAAAATTCGCAGCTATGGTGTCAGCAACTTCGATGTTAAGGATATGGAATCAGCAAGCAAATTAGAGGGTGGAAAAGCAATTGTAACTAATCAAGTTCTCTACAACCTCAGCCGACGGGGGATTGAGTGGAATTTGCTTCCCTGGTGCAGAGAACGAAACATTCCCATCATGGCGTATTCTCCGATTGAACAAGGTCGCATCTTGAAAAATCGCACACTTGGGGCGATCGCACAACAGCGAGGAGTGACTCCGGCTCAAATTGCGATCGCCTGGTTGTTGCATCAGGAAAATGTGATTGTAATTCCCAAATCCAGCAAAATTGACCATATAAACCAGAATCTTGCTGCCATAGATCTAAAACTCAGCACTGAAGAACTTCATGCCCTCGATGCTGCCTTCCCACCTCCTACCAAACCTACTTCTTTAGAGATGCTGTAA
- the arfB gene encoding alternative ribosome rescue aminoacyl-tRNA hydrolase ArfB, with protein MLQISNTVSIPEHEINLSAVRSQGAGGQNVNKVSTAIHLRFDIMASSLPERYQERLLKLNDQRITKEGVIVIKAQEHRSQEQNKEEALQRLQDLIKSAIAVPKPRKKSKPTRSSQRKRLDSKTKRSQIKEYRKKITDE; from the coding sequence ATGCTGCAAATTTCTAATACTGTGAGTATCCCAGAGCATGAGATTAATTTGAGTGCGGTGCGATCGCAAGGTGCAGGCGGGCAAAATGTCAATAAGGTATCAACAGCAATTCACCTGCGCTTTGATATCATGGCTTCTTCATTGCCTGAGCGTTATCAAGAGCGTTTGTTGAAGCTAAACGATCAACGAATTACTAAAGAAGGTGTAATTGTCATTAAAGCACAAGAACACCGCAGCCAAGAGCAGAATAAAGAAGAAGCATTGCAACGTTTGCAAGATTTAATTAAGAGTGCGATCGCAGTCCCCAAGCCCCGCAAAAAGAGTAAACCGACTCGGAGTTCTCAAAGGAAACGTCTAGATAGTAAAACTAAGCGATCGCAAATTAAAGAATACAGAAAGAAAATTACAGATGAATAA
- a CDS encoding DNA-methyltransferase: protein MAVSYDDYKYHKLASMTLSLDSITGNLPLFMGLDKKLIIDVKDIDKADFNQANFVLNGEALEVLKKLPKSIVQTVVTSPPYYGQRDYCADNQVGTEKDPEEYLNRLVDIFDEVKRVLKEDGTLWLNIGDKYIDGNLAGLPWRLAIALKQRGWILRSDIIWYKPNAMPSSVQNRPTTDHEYIFLFAKNSKYYYDADSIREPHITFSEKSKMKGGRNHLGKQGGTPEQGKNSGNSNLHQGRWDQAFHPKGRNKRTVWEVPLSKFREAHFAVFPEKLIEPCILAGCPEGSVVLDPFFGSGTTGFVSLTKGRKFIGIELNRDYCEIAIKRIFPS, encoded by the coding sequence GTGGCAGTAAGCTATGATGACTATAAGTACCATAAATTAGCAAGTATGACTCTCTCGTTGGATAGTATTACTGGGAACCTTCCTCTGTTCATGGGGTTGGATAAAAAGCTAATAATTGACGTGAAAGATATTGATAAAGCTGATTTTAATCAAGCTAATTTTGTCTTGAACGGAGAGGCATTAGAAGTTCTAAAAAAATTACCCAAGTCTATTGTTCAAACAGTAGTTACTAGCCCTCCTTATTACGGACAACGTGATTATTGTGCAGACAACCAAGTTGGAACAGAGAAAGATCCAGAAGAATACTTAAATCGGCTTGTGGATATTTTTGATGAGGTAAAGAGAGTTTTAAAAGAGGATGGAACACTCTGGCTTAATATAGGTGATAAATATATAGATGGAAATTTGGCAGGGCTTCCTTGGAGATTAGCGATCGCCCTTAAACAGAGAGGTTGGATTTTGCGGTCTGATATCATTTGGTATAAACCAAACGCCATGCCATCTTCTGTACAAAATCGTCCAACTACAGATCATGAATATATATTTTTGTTTGCCAAAAACTCAAAGTATTACTATGATGCTGATTCTATCCGCGAACCACATATAACTTTTTCAGAAAAAAGTAAAATGAAAGGTGGGCGTAATCATCTTGGTAAGCAAGGCGGAACACCAGAACAAGGTAAAAATTCTGGTAATTCCAACCTGCATCAAGGTCGTTGGGATCAGGCATTTCACCCCAAAGGAAGAAACAAAAGAACTGTTTGGGAAGTACCTCTTTCTAAATTTAGAGAAGCACATTTTGCAGTCTTTCCAGAAAAGTTGATAGAGCCTTGTATCTTAGCAGGCTGTCCTGAAGGTTCAGTCGTTCTTGATCCTTTCTTTGGTTCTGGAACTACAGGATTTGTATCTCTTACGAAAGGACGCAAATTTATTGGGATTGAATTAAATAGAGATTACTGTGAAATAGCAATAAAAAGAATTTTCCCAAGTTAG
- a CDS encoding PAP/fibrillin family protein codes for MNNRLLLKEKLQAYLEEMQSNKDNSPLTNLQLDETTAAEIEQLTIQIESCNPNPHPLVNAISLLDGTWQLQYSTAREIRSLVSLPLGLKLGKVYQVINVANKEFFNIAFVKHPLGIISGYVKVTASFEPAIEDSSPVPDKRINVDFDKRYLSINKIIGINTPRFDPFKVAQANNPRGRVATLDITYLDESMRIGRGGDGSLFILSKSDGIPENTSLM; via the coding sequence TTGAATAATAGACTATTGTTAAAAGAAAAATTACAAGCTTATCTTGAGGAGATGCAATCTAACAAAGATAATTCTCCTCTTACCAATTTGCAGCTAGATGAAACTACTGCCGCAGAAATTGAGCAATTGACTATTCAAATAGAAAGCTGCAACCCAAATCCTCATCCTTTGGTGAATGCTATTTCATTACTAGATGGAACTTGGCAACTGCAATATTCCACTGCTAGAGAAATTCGGTCTTTAGTTTCTCTGCCATTAGGATTAAAATTGGGTAAAGTGTATCAAGTAATTAATGTTGCTAATAAAGAGTTTTTCAATATTGCTTTTGTCAAACATCCTCTAGGAATAATATCGGGATATGTGAAAGTGACAGCTAGTTTTGAGCCTGCGATAGAAGATTCATCACCTGTACCAGACAAACGCATCAACGTTGATTTTGACAAAAGATATTTATCAATTAATAAAATTATTGGAATTAATACCCCTCGTTTTGATCCATTTAAGGTTGCACAAGCTAATAATCCTCGTGGTAGAGTTGCCACGCTTGATATTACTTATTTAGATGAAAGTATGAGAATAGGGCGTGGCGGAGATGGCAGTTTATTTATTCTCAGCAAATCCGATGGTATACCTGAAAACACAAGTTTAATGTAA
- a CDS encoding AbrB family transcriptional regulator: MAELATTPLTGKALLQKVKELPNVPRRETAKACGYYSKIKNNQVRVNLAEFYDALLAAKGVALESTKDGRGREASYRVSVHQNGQIVIGANYTQQLGLKPGDEFEIKLGYKHIRLVKIGDSQDGSETDTNEA, from the coding sequence ATGGCTGAACTAGCAACAACTCCCTTAACCGGAAAAGCTCTCCTGCAAAAAGTTAAAGAGCTACCAAACGTGCCACGTCGAGAAACAGCTAAAGCTTGTGGTTATTACAGCAAAATAAAAAATAACCAAGTTCGGGTAAATTTAGCAGAGTTTTATGATGCTCTACTAGCAGCAAAAGGTGTTGCGCTTGAATCAACTAAAGATGGTCGCGGTAGAGAAGCAAGTTACCGCGTCAGCGTTCACCAAAATGGTCAAATTGTCATTGGCGCAAATTATACTCAACAATTGGGATTAAAGCCAGGGGATGAATTTGAAATTAAGCTGGGCTACAAGCATATTCGCTTAGTTAAAATAGGCGATAGCCAAGATGGATCGGAAACGGATACCAATGAAGCATAG
- a CDS encoding nSTAND1 domain-containing NTPase, producing the protein MTENPSRVTTKGDVLGVAGTNAGTVNITYISRTSSDTEIHARKLNKSSPYKGLVKFDADDKDKFFGRDHWIIELTDYLEKNNVLLLLGASGSGKSSLIQAGLIPKLKEQHGYEELVNLTFVPDINAFESFYVCLKPRYGQSEAKLAQAVKEDTLVKVVQSLKQDAQWLIFIDQFEELFTRTPKTERDIFIKSLIQLIENSDASVKIILTMRADFLDRLSPYPDLGKVHDRYSRMLTEMDDIDLRLAIAEPAARNGVTFEQGLIDQIIADFHQQAGSLPLLQYTLNLLWKNDDIQDQVLNSKTYQNLGGLTGALQQQANKIYNQFNEQQKKAAEQIFIGLIELVGKEPVSRRADKPIFEQDGTQKEVLYKLIDNRLLVSKIEDGKAKVEVAHEALLRSWKVLQDLIRYKEEIIVLRNRLSADAKEWDELRKQDPRKAINALILNVPKLTKIINLAKEKSLPNLDALTTEFIQASIKYQNQVQKIEAERKQREVSTELSLANSLGRYSSSLFDTHHELEAFVEAIKAGKILHKHKATDGQVISALFKIVVEGREYNRLEGHDNYVISVSFSPDGKTLASSSADCTIKLWDVETGKEIRTLTGHEDSVSSVSFSPDGKTLASGSSDKTIKLWDIGLDSLMKLSWDRVRNYLTYNPNVSESDRHLCDGIGTEK; encoded by the coding sequence ATGACTGAAAATCCTTCCAGAGTAACTACAAAAGGTGATGTCCTGGGCGTTGCTGGAACAAATGCAGGAACTGTCAACATCACCTATATTTCTCGTACATCATCTGATACTGAAATTCATGCACGAAAGCTTAATAAAAGTTCTCCTTATAAAGGTTTAGTGAAATTTGATGCCGATGATAAGGATAAATTTTTCGGACGCGATCACTGGATTATCGAACTAACAGATTATTTAGAAAAAAACAATGTTCTCCTGCTTTTAGGTGCATCAGGAAGCGGTAAATCATCTTTAATTCAAGCGGGGTTAATTCCTAAATTAAAAGAGCAGCATGGTTATGAAGAATTAGTAAATTTAACTTTTGTTCCTGATATAAATGCTTTTGAATCTTTCTATGTTTGTCTCAAGCCTAGATATGGACAATCGGAAGCGAAACTTGCTCAAGCTGTTAAAGAAGATACTTTAGTTAAAGTTGTTCAATCTCTTAAACAAGATGCTCAATGGCTTATTTTTATAGATCAATTTGAGGAATTATTCACCAGAACGCCGAAAACAGAACGGGATATTTTTATAAAAAGTCTCATTCAATTGATAGAAAATTCCGATGCTTCTGTTAAAATTATTCTGACTATGCGGGCTGATTTCCTCGATAGATTAAGTCCTTATCCCGATTTAGGAAAGGTTCATGATCGCTATAGTCGTATGCTAACAGAAATGGATGATATTGATCTAAGATTGGCAATTGCTGAACCTGCCGCCAGAAATGGAGTAACTTTTGAACAGGGATTAATTGATCAAATTATTGCTGATTTTCATCAACAGGCGGGTTCTTTACCGCTTTTACAATATACTTTAAATTTATTGTGGAAGAATGATGATATTCAAGACCAAGTTTTAAATAGCAAGACTTATCAAAATTTGGGCGGGTTAACGGGCGCACTTCAGCAACAGGCTAATAAAATATACAATCAATTTAATGAACAACAAAAGAAAGCAGCAGAGCAAATTTTTATAGGATTAATTGAATTGGTTGGTAAAGAACCTGTTAGCAGAAGGGCAGACAAACCAATTTTTGAGCAGGATGGGACACAGAAAGAAGTTCTATATAAATTGATTGATAATCGGCTTTTGGTAAGTAAAATAGAAGACGGAAAGGCGAAGGTTGAAGTGGCGCATGAGGCATTACTTCGCTCTTGGAAAGTTTTGCAGGATTTAATTCGGTACAAAGAAGAGATAATAGTCCTTAGAAATCGGCTATCTGCTGATGCAAAGGAGTGGGATGAACTACGCAAGCAAGATCCACGAAAAGCGATTAACGCATTAATTTTGAATGTTCCTAAGTTAACAAAAATTATAAACCTTGCAAAAGAGAAATCGCTCCCTAATTTGGATGCTTTAACGACAGAATTTATTCAGGCTAGTATTAAATATCAGAATCAAGTTCAAAAAATCGAAGCAGAAAGAAAGCAGCGCGAAGTTAGCACTGAACTTAGCCTAGCCAATTCTCTCGGTCGTTATTCCTCGTCTCTGTTTGATACACATCACGAATTAGAAGCTTTTGTTGAAGCGATTAAGGCAGGAAAAATTTTACACAAACACAAGGCAACAGACGGACAAGTAATATCTGCCTTGTTTAAAATCGTTGTTGAGGGCAGGGAATATAATCGCTTGGAAGGGCATGATAACTATGTCATTAGCGTCAGTTTCAGTCCCGACGGCAAGACTTTGGCTTCCAGTAGTGCTGACTGCACGATTAAACTCTGGGATGTAGAGACAGGAAAGGAAATCCGCACCCTCACAGGGCATGAAGACTCTGTCAGTAGCGTCAGTTTCAGTCCCGACGGCAAGACTTTGGCTTCTGGTAGTTCTGACAAGACGATTAAACTCTGGGATATAGGCTTAGACTCTTTAATGAAGCTTAGTTGGGATCGGGTACGCAATTATTTAACTTATAATCCTAATGTCAGCGAAAGCGATAGACATCTGTGCGATGGTATTGGCACGGAAAAGTAG
- a CDS encoding phytoene desaturase family protein, giving the protein MSNTEVVVIGSGIGGLSCAAILARYGIDVTVVESHSIAGGAAHAFERNGYKFDSGPSLYSGLSYTPSPNPLRQVLDAIGEDLPCITYDTWDCYLPEGDFAAKVGAEQFCEVLQKLRGDQAVAEWRRLQEIMTPLGKSAIALPPAALRYDLGAALTVGKFAPSLLQHAPNILKLTKPFSHIIDGVITDSFIRNWLDLLCFLLSGLPADATIAAEVAYMFADWYRPNVVLDYPIGGSAALVDALVRGLTKHGGKLILNAHVEQVLVENNRAVGVRLRNGKEIRANKAVVSNASVWDTLKLIPEGAVPKRYVQQQQATPECDSFMHLHLGIDAAELRSDLSIHYIVVNDWDKGITAPQNVVVASIPSVIDPSLAPPGKHVIHVYTPGNEPYFIWQGIERNSKEYALLKQERAEVMWQAMERIIPDIRDRCEVTLVGTPLTHARFLRRHHGSYGAAIAAGKGLFPGANTPLSGLLCCGDSTFPGIGLPAVAASGMIAANTIAPVQQHLQLLNDVI; this is encoded by the coding sequence ATGAGCAACACAGAAGTAGTAGTAATTGGTAGCGGTATCGGTGGATTAAGTTGTGCTGCAATCTTAGCACGTTATGGAATTGATGTCACCGTAGTAGAAAGCCACTCGATTGCAGGTGGTGCGGCTCATGCTTTTGAACGCAACGGCTATAAATTTGATTCTGGTCCATCTTTATATTCAGGTTTATCTTACACTCCTTCCCCTAATCCCTTGCGCCAAGTTTTAGATGCTATTGGGGAAGATTTACCTTGCATTACTTACGATACTTGGGATTGTTATCTGCCAGAAGGTGATTTTGCTGCAAAAGTTGGTGCTGAACAGTTTTGTGAAGTATTGCAAAAGCTACGCGGAGATCAAGCCGTAGCAGAATGGCGCAGACTACAGGAAATTATGACACCTTTGGGTAAGAGTGCGATCGCACTACCTCCCGCCGCCCTTCGCTACGATTTAGGTGCAGCGTTAACTGTAGGTAAGTTTGCACCTTCCTTACTGCAACACGCGCCTAACATCCTCAAATTAACAAAACCTTTCTCTCATATTATTGATGGTGTAATCACAGATTCATTTATTCGCAACTGGTTAGATTTACTTTGCTTTCTGCTATCAGGATTACCCGCAGATGCCACAATTGCAGCAGAAGTTGCCTATATGTTTGCAGATTGGTATCGTCCCAATGTCGTACTAGATTATCCCATTGGTGGAAGTGCTGCATTAGTTGATGCACTGGTACGCGGATTAACTAAACATGGTGGTAAATTAATCTTAAATGCCCATGTCGAACAAGTATTAGTAGAAAATAACCGTGCTGTTGGTGTAAGACTGCGAAATGGTAAAGAAATAAGAGCAAATAAAGCAGTTGTTTCTAATGCTTCTGTTTGGGATACCCTCAAACTAATTCCCGAAGGTGCTGTTCCAAAACGTTATGTGCAACAGCAACAAGCAACACCAGAATGCGATAGTTTTATGCACTTGCATTTAGGAATTGATGCTGCCGAATTGCGATCAGATCTTAGTATTCATTATATAGTAGTTAACGATTGGGATAAAGGCATAACTGCACCTCAAAACGTTGTAGTTGCATCAATTCCTTCAGTTATTGACCCTTCATTAGCACCACCAGGTAAGCACGTAATTCACGTTTATACTCCTGGTAATGAACCTTATTTTATTTGGCAAGGAATAGAAAGGAATAGCAAAGAATATGCCTTACTAAAACAAGAACGTGCAGAAGTAATGTGGCAAGCTATGGAAAGAATTATTCCTGATATTCGCGATCGCTGTGAAGTAACTTTAGTAGGTACTCCCCTGACTCACGCTCGATTTCTGCGTCGTCATCACGGTAGTTATGGGGCAGCAATTGCCGCAGGTAAAGGTTTATTCCCTGGTGCTAATACACCTTTATCGGGATTATTGTGTTGTGGAGATTCGACTTTTCCTGGGATTGGTTTACCTGCGGTTGCTGCTAGTGGGATGATTGCTGCTAATACTATTGCTCCGGTGCAGCAACATTTACAATTACTCAACGATGTTATTTAA
- a CDS encoding SDR family NAD(P)-dependent oxidoreductase, producing MKQSEGKVTLVTGATRGIGKGIAIGLAEAGATVYITGRSLEESQVGNGISGSLKETATAVESAGGICIPVQVDHSDDEQVRLLFERIQDEQGHLDLLVNNVYSGVQALKDAYAKPFWDGEPKMWDACNNVGLRSHYVASVYAARMMTQRQQGLICTISSWGGMSYIFGVPYGAGKAACDRASADMAVELKPYNVASLSIWPGIVGTEHISQLATEMGESDATDQRSLSIKSRYNWETPLLTGRVIAALAADPTVMKRTGRVQIVAELAQHYGLVDSNGDRPVSLRSLRFLLPSALPALTRYAGLIPNIKVPWSLLLLKALSSPQI from the coding sequence ATGAAACAGTCTGAGGGTAAAGTAACATTAGTCACAGGTGCGACGCGCGGCATTGGCAAGGGAATTGCAATTGGACTTGCTGAGGCTGGGGCAACTGTGTATATTACGGGTCGTAGTCTTGAGGAATCCCAGGTCGGAAATGGTATATCAGGAAGCCTGAAGGAAACTGCTACAGCAGTTGAGTCAGCAGGTGGGATATGTATTCCTGTTCAAGTAGACCATAGTGACGATGAGCAAGTACGTTTACTTTTTGAGCGCATCCAAGATGAGCAGGGACATCTTGACCTGCTAGTTAATAATGTTTACTCAGGAGTGCAGGCATTAAAAGATGCTTATGCAAAGCCTTTCTGGGATGGCGAACCTAAGATGTGGGATGCTTGCAATAATGTTGGTCTTCGTAGTCACTATGTAGCAAGTGTTTATGCAGCACGAATGATGACTCAACGTCAGCAGGGACTAATCTGCACTATATCTTCTTGGGGAGGGATGTCTTATATTTTTGGAGTACCTTATGGTGCGGGTAAAGCTGCGTGCGATCGCGCTTCTGCTGATATGGCAGTAGAGTTAAAACCTTATAACGTTGCTTCGCTTTCAATTTGGCCAGGAATTGTTGGGACTGAACACATTTCCCAACTAGCTACCGAGATGGGTGAAAGTGATGCAACTGACCAAAGAAGTTTATCAATTAAGTCCCGTTACAACTGGGAAACTCCATTGCTAACAGGACGGGTAATTGCTGCACTAGCAGCAGATCCAACTGTTATGAAAAGGACAGGTCGAGTACAGATTGTGGCAGAATTGGCTCAACATTATGGATTGGTAGATTCTAATGGCGATCGCCCTGTGTCCCTAAGATCTCTGCGTTTCCTGCTTCCCTCTGCTTTGCCTGCACTCACAAGGTATGCAGGGCTTATACCTAATATTAAGGTACCCTGGTCGCTGCTACTTTTGAAGGCACTAAGCTCGCCTCAGATTTGA